The following are encoded in a window of Amaranthus tricolor cultivar Red isolate AtriRed21 chromosome 2, ASM2621246v1, whole genome shotgun sequence genomic DNA:
- the LOC130807042 gene encoding pectinesterase 2-like: MSNQNTGIVIHGCRIMADQDLKGKIASITTYLGRPWQQYSRTIIMRSYLGGLVNGAGWMPWKTAGFLRTLYYAEFGNFGPGARLRLRVKWPGYHILTRPNAVSQFTVERFIGGRKWLPATGVPFSPGV, from the coding sequence ATGTCAAACCAAAACACTGGGATAGTGATCCATGGGTGTCGGATCATGGCCGACCAAGACCTTAAGGGTAAAATTGCATCCATTACAACTTACTTGGGTCGTCCATGGCAACAATATTCGCGTACCATTATCATGAGATCGTATTTGGGTGGGTTGGTGAACGGTGCAGGTTGGATGCCTTGGAAGACAGCTGGGTTTTTAAGAACCCTGTACTATGCAGAGTTTGGAAATTTCGGGCCTGGAGCAAGACTTCGACTTAGGGTCAAGTGGCCTGGTTACCATATCCTCACGAGGCCCAATGCAGTCTCGCAATTCACCGTAGAACGCTTTATCGGTGGTCGAAAATGGCTTCCAGCAACTGGCGTGCCCTTTAGTCCTGGAGTTTAA
- the LOC130806925 gene encoding putative glycerol-3-phosphate transporter 1, which translates to MGSSIGSIHELYHSMEIKDERPIVIRVIEDSKKRSLSYHTYQGLVLIVTFLAYTTYHLTRKTSSIVKSALDPQSPTSLSLDLKSYPWQRNYLNLSKENSTFLGSSNSGWEPFNGSNGTALLGYLDVAFLAVYAVGMFFSGHLGDRMNLRVFLTIGMVGTGLFTALFGIGYWFNIHNFYYYLVVQMLAGVFQSTGWPSVVAVVGNWFGKGGRGLIMGIWNAHTSVGNITGSLVASSLLKYGWGWSLVVPGVIITFFGLVVFFALPVSPLSVGMHMGDEETDSPKKDYYAEPFMPLETIEETHNEDQEEHAIGFIEAWKIPGVATYALCLFFAKLVAYTFLYWLPFYLSYTEIGGEYLSSETAGNLSTFFDIGGVIGGILAGFVSDKLDARAITAASFTYFTIPALYIYRNYGFYNIYMNIALMFLAGMFVNGPYALITTAVSADLGTHKSLKGNSRALATVTAIIDGTGSIGAAVGPLLTGYISAFSWDAVFTMLMTAALIAGLLLTKLVIDEIRGKIDGFRSPRGSSADVLV; encoded by the exons ATGGGTTCTTCAATAGGTTCAATTCATGAGCTATATCATAGCATGGAAATTAAGGATGAAAGACCAATTGTAATTAGAGTCATTGAAGATTCAAAGAAAAGATCCTTGTCATACCATACTTACCAAGGTCTTGTTCTTATTGTAACATTTCTAGCATACACAACATATCATCTAACGCGAAAAACGTCGAGTATAGTTAAGAGTGCCCTTGATCCACAATCACCTACATCATTATCTTTAGACTTAAAATCCTACCCATGGCAAAGAAATTACCTTAACTTATCAAAAGAAAACTCGACTTTTTTGGGTTCGAGTAATAGTGGATGGGAACCCTTTAATGGAAGCAATGGAACGGCCTTGCTCGGTTACCTTGATGTAGCATTTCTTGCAGTATATGCTGTAGGAATGTTCTTTTCAGGACATCTTGGTGATAGAATGAATTTGAGAGTGTTTTTAACAATTGGAATGGTGGGTACTGGCTTATTTACAGCATTATTTGGAATTGGGTATTGGTTTAATATCCATAATTTTTACTACTATTTGGTTGTACAAATGCTTGCTGGTGTATTCCAATCTACGGGTTGGCCTTCAGTTGTTGCAGTAGTCGGGAATTGGTTCGGTAAAGGAGGGAGGGGACTGATTATGGGGATTTGGAACGCGCATACATCAGTAGGAAACATTACTGGCTCTTTAGTCGCGTCTTCTTTGTTGAAGTATGGATGGGGATGGTCATTGGTTGTTCCTGGTGTGATTATCACGTTCTTCGGCTTGGTTGTTTTCTTCGCGTTACCCGTTAGTCCCTTATCTGTCGGGATGCATATGGGCGATGAAGAAACCGATTCTCCTAAGAAAGATTACTACGCAGAACCATTTATGCCATTGGAAACAATCGAAGAAACACATAATGAGGATCAGGAGGAGCATGCTATCGGTTTCATTGAAGCATGGAAGATTCCTGGTGTTGCTACTTACGCTCTTTGCCTGTTCTTCGCGAAATTGGTTGCTTACACTTTCCTGTATTGGCTTCCCTTTTATCTCAGTTACACAG AAATCGGTGGAGAATACCTCTCGAGTGAGACAGCAGGGAATTTGTCAACGTTCTTCGACATAGGAGGGGTGATTGGAGGGATTTTAGCTGGTTTTGTATCAGACAAACTCGATGCCAGAGCAATAACAGCAGCTTCCTTCACATATTTCACCATTCCAGCTCTGTACATCTACAGAAACTATGGGTTTTACAACATCTATATGAACATAGCCCTAATGTTTCTAGCCGGGATGTTTGTTAATGGCCCATATGCGTTAATTACAACAGCAGTATCAGCCGATCTAGGAACACATAAATCGTTGAAGGGCAACTCAAGGGCGCTTGCTACTGTCACCGCTATCATAGATGGTACTGGCTCAATCGGGGCAGCTGTTGGGCCTTTGCTAACAGGCTATATTTCAGCTTTCAGCTGGGATGCAGTCTTTACGATGCTTATGACAGCAGCATTGATCGCGGGATTACTACTCACTAAGCTTGTAATCGATGAAATTCGTGGGAAAATCGATGGATTCAGATCTCCTAGAGGGTCAAGTGCTGATGTTCTTGTATGA
- the LOC130806927 gene encoding putative disease resistance protein RGA3, translating to MEVAGTTLSAIQTILSALQSPHLKKIISIYGYESKLDELQSTVNIINNELRKAQSAQELPDDVQGWIEDLKDVVFEAEDLLDEFLTLAEQNKHLKADSTISKKMKRFLSRSNPLLVAFKMSKGVDKIRKKLDAFAYNKQFIMEFNHEPIKYIKPETCSYVDVAEIIGREGDMEHIVGRLLDSDVQTDVSFLSIVGMGGLGKTALAQLVYSDKRVESAFNLRLWHCVSDQDHKQLNITGILGAILALCPNEKCTDQSSLQIVQSQLQKKLSDKKYLLVLDDVWTENRNQWIELVSLLKVGQKGSWIVVTTRSQVTANFMGYGSMYQLQGLKKEDSWSLFEKVAFSSEQWNHHDDLVEIGQKIVEACGGVPLAIRVAGSLVYGQDKKKWEAVQEVGVANMDNDDITQILKLSYHHLPFSLKNCFSFCAIFPKDYRMKKNTLINLWIAHNYIVPSHKGQSIEDAGEEHFLILLRRCFFQDIVKDDTGEVDLIKIHDLLHDIAQDVSRKEIFAESDNLHKNIRHLSLFNEEINYKISSLDIPRLRSYLDYRYYRHMDNFLVEKLVKTCRNLRALRLKIKDLSSLNNVGELLHLRYLDLSSNMALEVLPVSITKLCNLEILMLYDCRNLKELPEDLSRLIKLRVLDISNCSNLKYMPKSMDKLTCLCRLSDFIVGGKDSYSSWSEWFLGLEELKDLKNLHDRLRIKITWPKNVSQDLIWEGKRFYLRDKKYLNHIRIDFYNEIDFDDEIDCTRVLDNEGAIKLMEDLHPPSSLRFFEMWSYVGKKMPEWISHLPNLVNLKLNVCYKLEYLECFGNVEERSILPSLQKLILYELPKLKGWRRGGVGVADNNNSLLCLPSLKELHIARCNELTCFPMCPRLEKLFLSGFNTRLNGMMRRTERDDEESSEVIVLKSSKLKHVKINDVVWLNSLPIQALQRLETLEIYLDEKVENLGEVKKVFRACSSLRILCIEGCFYLKSIMAGELEHLSALETLSISWCDNLKFSEEKEENYGVGYNPSILPSLLTLTLYHLSKMEHLPNWMQFLPALETLQIYDCRRLKAIPNWMPKLTSLKKLHVKLCSKSLERRCKEDPPGEDWPYIQHIPNIQFINCFKENSDEDNE from the coding sequence ATGGAAGTCGCAGGAACAACTTTGTCTGCTATCCAAACTATTCTTTCTGCATTGCAATCTCCTCatcttaaaaaaatcatttcaatCTATGGCTATGAATCCAAACTTGATGAACTCCAAAGCACCGTcaacatcatcaacaatgaGCTTCGCAAAGCCCAGTCCGCGCAGGAGCTCCCTGATGATGTCCAAGGATGGATCGAGGATCTTAAGGATGTTGTTTTTGAAGCGGAGGATTTGCTCGACGAGTTTCTCACTCTCGCCGAGCAGAACAAGCACTTGAAGGCTGACAGTACAATATCCAAGAAGATGAAGCGCTTCCTTTCTCGTTCTAATCCTTTACTTGTTGCTTTCAAGATGTCTAAAGGGGTGGACAAGATTCGGAAGAAGTTGGATGCTTTTGCTTACAACAAGCAGTTTATCATGGAGTTTAATCATGAGCCTATCAAGTATATAAAGCCTGAGACTTGTTCGTATGTGGATGTAGCTGAAATCATTGGAAGAGAAGGCGACATGGAGCATATTGTTGGTAGGTTGCTTGATTCTGATGTTCAAACTGATGTTTCTTTCCTGTCTATTGTGGGTATGGGAGGATTAGGCAAGACTGCTCTTGCACAGCTTGTGTACAGTGATAAAAGAGTTGAAAGTGCATTTAATTTGAGACTGTGGCATTGTGTCTCTGATCAAGATCATAAGCAGTTGAACATTACTGGGATTCTCGGAGCAATTTTAGCTTTATGTCCAAATGAGAAATGTACAGATCAATCCTCCTTGCAGATTGTGCAAAGTCAACTTCAAAAGAAATTATCAGATAAGAAATACTTGCTTGTTTTAGATGATGTGTGGACTGAAAATCGCAATCAATGGATTGAACTAGTAAGTTTGTTGAAAGTAGGTCAAAAGGGGAGTTGGATTGTGGTGACTACACGTTCACAAGTGACAGCAAACTTCATGGGATATGGTTCAATGTACCAGCTTCAAGGCTTGAAAAAGGAAGATTCATGGAGCTTGTTTGAGAAGGTAGCTTTTAGTTCAGAGCAGTGGAATCATCATGATGACTTGGTCGAAATCGGGCAAAAGATTGTTGAAGCATGTGGTGGAGTTCCTCTTGCCATAAGAGTGGCAGGAAGTCTTGTATATGGCCAAGACAAGAAGAAGTGGGAAGCAGTCCAGGAAGTGGGTGTGGCCAACATGGACAATGATGATATCACACAAATATTGAAGCTAAGTTATCATCATCTTCCATTCTCATTGAAAAattgttttagtttttgtgcCATTTTTCCGAAGGATTATAGAATGAAAAAGAACACATTGATAAACCTTTGGATAGCACACAACTATATTGTTCCATCACACAAAGGTCAGAGCATTGAAGATGCAGGTGAGGAACATTTTCTAATATTGTTGAGAAGGTGTTTCTTCCAAGATATAGTAAAAGATGATACAGGTGAGGTAGATTTGATTAAGATTCACGATCTTTTGCATGACATTGCTCAAGATGTCTCGAGGAAGGAGATTTTTGCAGAAAGTGACAACCTACATAAAAATATTCGCCATCTCTCACTATTCAACGaggaaattaattataaaatttcttctTTGGATATACCTCGTTTACGTTCGTATCTTGATTATCGGTACTATAGGCATATGGATAATTTTCTTGTGGAGAAATTAGTGAAAACTTGTAGGAACCTTAGGGCattaagattaaaaattaaagatttgTCAAGTTTAAATAACGTAGGTGAATTATTGCATCTACGATATTTAGATCTCTCATCAAACATGGCATTAGAAGTGCTCCCTGTATCAATAACAAAATTATGTAATCTAgaaatattaatgttatatgATTGTCGCAATTTAAAAGAGTTACCGGAAGATTTGAGTAGGTTGATCAAACTTAGGGTGTTAGATATTTCAAATTGTTCTAATTTGAAGTATATGCCCAAGAGTATGGATAAGTTGACATGTCTTTGTAGACTAAGTGATTTTATAGTGGGTGGTAAGGATAGTTATTCAAGTTGGTCAGAATGGTTTTTAGGATTGGAAGAGTTGAAAGACCTTAAAAACCTCCATGATCGACTTAGAATTAAAATAACGTGGCCTAAAAATGTAAGTCAAGATCTAATCTGGGAGGGgaaaagattttatttgaggGATAAAAAATATCTCAATCACATTCGTATTGATTTTTATAATGAGATAGATTTTGATGATGAGATAGATTGTACAAGAGTATTGGATAATGAGGGAGCAATAAAATTGATGGAAGATCTGCACCCACCTTCTAGTCTTCGCTTTTTTGAGATGTGGTCTTATGTTGGTAAGAAAATGCCAGAGTGGATATCCCATCTTCCAAACCTTGTAAATCTTAAACTTAATGTTTGTTACAAGTTAGAGTACCTTGAATGCTTTGGAAATGTAGAAGAAAGATCAATCCTTCCTTCTCTTCAAAAACTTATATTATATGAACTACCAAAGTTGAAAGGATGGAGGAGAGGAGGGGTTGGGGTGGCAGATAACAACAACTCCTTATTATGTCTTCCTTCTTTGAAGGAATTACATATAGCGCGTTGCAACGAGCTGACGTGTTTTCCGATGTGTCCCAGATTGGAGAAATTGTTTTTAAGCGGATTCAATACAAGATTGAATGGGATGATGAGAAGAACAGAAagagatgatgaagaatcaagtGAAGTCATTGTTCTGAAATCTTCAAAATTGAAACACGTGAAAATTAATGATGTGGTATGGCTGAATTCACTGCCTATTCAGGCTCTTCAACGTCTTGAAACCCTAGAAATATATTTGGATGAGAAAGTGGAGAATTTGGGAGAAGTTAAGAAGGTGTTCCGTGCTTGCTCTTCTCTTCGAATTCTGTGCATTGAAGGTTGCTTCTATTTAAAGAGTATAATGGCTGGAGAATTGGAACATCTCTCTGCTTTGGAGACATTATCTATATCATGGTGTGACAATCTGAAATTCtcggaagaaaaagaagaaaattacGGTGTTGGATATAATCCATCCATTCTTCCCTCTCTTCTTACCTTGACGTTGTATCACCTCTCAAAGATGGAGCATCTGCCAAACTGGATGCAATTCTTGCCTGCTCTCGAAACTCTTCAAATATATGATTGTCGTAGGCTGAAAGCTATCCCGAATTGGATGCCCAAACTTACCTCTCTCAAGAAACTTCATGTTAAGCTATGTTCAAAAAGCCTGGAGAGAAGATGCAAAGAAGATCCACCAGGAGAAGACTGGCCTTACATTCAACACATCCCCaacattcaatttataaatTGTTTTAAAGAGAATTCTGATGAAGACAATGAATAA
- the LOC130806926 gene encoding proteasome subunit alpha type-5, translating to MFLTRTEYDRGVNTFSPEGRLFQVEYAIEAIKLGSTAIGIKTKDGVVLAVEKRITSPLLEPSSVEKIMEIDEHIGCAMSGLIADARTLVEHARVETQNHRFSYGEPMTVESTTQALCDLALRFGEGDEESMSRPFGVSLLIAGHDENGPSLYYTDPSGTFWQCSAKAIGSGSEGADSSLQEQYRKDLTFQEAETIALSILKQVMEEKVTPNNVDIAKVSPTYHLYSPAEVEAVISRL from the exons ATGTTCCTCACTAG GACCGAGTATGACAGAGGAGTCAATACCTTCTCACCTGAAGGCCGATTGTTTCAGGTTGAGTATGCTATTGAGGCTATCAAG CTGGGTTCTACTGCAATTGGGATAAAGACTAAGGATGGTGTTGTGCTTGCTGTGGAAAAGCGTATCACATCTCCATTGCTG GAGCCTAGCAGTGTTGAAAAAATCATGGAAATTGACGAGCATATAGGATGTGCTATGAGTGGATTGATTGCTGATGCTCGCACACTTGTTGAGCATGCACGAGTGGAGACTCAG AATCATAGGTTCTCTTATGGTGAACCAATGACTGTTGAGTCGACTACACAGGCTCTATGCGATCTCGCACTTCGTTTTGGGGAAGGAGATGAAGAGTCAATG TCTCGCCCTTTTGGTGTATCTCTCCTCATTGCAGGTCATGATGAAAATGGACCAAGCCT ATATTACACAGATCCTTCTGGTACGTTCTGGCAGTGTAGCGCAAAGGCTATCGGTTCTGGTTCTGAAGGTGCAGATAGCTCCTTGCAGGAGCAGTATCGAAAG GATTTAACTTTTCAAGAAGCTGAGACCATAGCACTTTCCATATTGAAGCAGGTTATGGAAGAGAAG GTGACCCCAAACAACGTTGACATTGCAAAGGTTTCCCCAACCTACCACTTATATTCCCCAGCTGAGGTAGAGGCTGTCATCAGTCGCTTGTAA